The Anomaloglossus baeobatrachus isolate aAnoBae1 chromosome 5 unlocalized genomic scaffold, aAnoBae1.hap1 SUPER_5_unloc_26, whole genome shotgun sequence genome has a segment encoding these proteins:
- the LOC142259091 gene encoding uncharacterized protein LOC142259091 codes for MDRDKMAERILHLTLEILFRLTGEDYTVVKKTSSERCQAPVSEGWGRPLSPITGPPPHPPINEDINDQKILELTYKMIELLTGEVPIRCQDVTVYFSMEEWEYLEGHKDLYKDVMMEVPQPLTSPGLSSKRTTPEICPCPLLPQDCKQKDPDVPQDHQGEDLPHINTTETYVRGDERSKKIPTDNRPDDYTRRAEAQLTSSVFKSDNPNMPQDITEANSTIQDIPSSLHSKDLSSDSFKQVLPFDSSHTIKRNKRGIKNQSAHISKKPFSTSEYRKIHKKMHTGEKQFSSASVSYQRNHIGEKAYSCSECGKCFNKKSELVIHQRIHTGEKPYSCSECSKCFAHKSNFVTHMKIHTGEKPYSCSECGKHFTQKSNLVIHQRIHTGEKPFSCSECGKCFAFKTYLVIHQRIHTGEKPFSCSECGKFFAFKTNLVSHQRIHTGEKPFSCSECGKYFNDKSYLLTHQRTHTGEKPYSCSECEKCFAFKTYLVKHQRIHMGEKPFSCSECGKCFIQKSDLVVHQRCHIGEKPFSCSECGKCFNKKPDLARHQRTHTGEKPYSCSECGKCFNNKSVLVTHQRTHTGEKPYSCSECGKCFAHKSLFVIHQRTHTGEKPFSCSECGKCFAQKSNFVTHQRTHTGEKPFSCSECGKCFNIKLDLVTHQRTHTGEKPYSCSECGKCFRTKTNVVKHQRTHTGEKPFSCSECGKWFVQKSYLVIHQRTHTGEKPFSCLECGKCFASKSCLVKHEIIHTGEKPYSCSECGKCFNKKSNLSKHQRIHTGENMFRMR; via the exons atggacagggacaagatggcggagaggatattacacctcaccctagagatcctcttccggcttactggagag gattacacagtagtgaagaagacctctagtgagcgctgtcaggcccctgtgtctgagggatggggaagacccctgagcccaatcacggggcctccacctcatccCCCGAtaaatgaggacatcaatgaccagaagatcctagaactcacctacaagatgattgagctgctgactggagag gttcctataaggtgtcaggacgtcaccgtctatttctccatggaggagtgggagtatttagaaggacacaaagatctgtacaaggatgtcatgatggaggttccccagcccctcacatcaccag gtctatccagtaagaggacaacaccagagatatgtccctgtcctcttctcccacaggactgcaaacaaaaagatcccgatgttcctcaggatcatcag ggggaagatctgccccatattaatactacagagacatatgtgaggggtgatgagcggagtaaaaagattcctacagataatcgcccag atgactataCCAGGAGAGcagaggcacaactgacatcttcagttTTTAAATCAGATAACCCTAATATGCCACAAGATATTACTGAAGCAAATTCCACTATTCAagatataccatcatcccttcacagcaaagatctatcatctgattcttttAAACAAGTCTTACCTTTTGATTCATCACATACTATTAAGAGAaacaaaagaggcattaaaaatcaAAGTGCTCATATATCAAAGAAGCCTTTTTCAACTTCAGAATatcgaaaaatccataaaaaaatgcACACAGGGGAGAAACAATTTTCTTCAGCCTCTGTTAGTTACCAGAGAAATCACATAGGGGAGAaggcatattcatgttcagaatgtgggaaatgttttaacaaaaaatcagaacttgttatacaccagagaattcacacgggggagaagccatattcatgttcagaatgtagtaaatgttttgcacataaatcaaatTTTGTTACACATATGAaaattcacactggagagaagccatattcatgttcagaatgtgggaaacattttacccaaaaatcaaatcttgttatacaccagagaattcacacaggtgagaagccattctcatgttcagaatgtgggaaatgttttgcatttAAAACAtatcttgttatacaccagagaattcacacaggggagaagccattctcatgttcagaatgtgggaaattttttGCATTTAAAACAAATCTTGTttcacaccagagaattcacacaggggagaagccattctcatgttcagaatgtgggaaatattttaacgaTAAATCATATCTtcttacacaccagagaactcacactggggagaagccatattcatgttcagaatgtgagaaatgttttgcattTAAAACATatcttgttaaacaccagagaattcacatgggggagaagccattctcatgttcagaatgtgggaaatgttttattcaaaaatcagatcttgttgtgcatcaaagatgtcacattggggagaagccattttcatgttcagaatgtgggaaatgttttaacaaaaaaCCTGATCTTgctagacaccagagaactcacacgggggagaagccatattcatgttcagaatgtgggaaatgttttaacaataaatcagttcttgttacacaccagagaactcacactggggaaaagccatattcatgttcagaatgtgggaaatgttttgcacacaaaTCACTttttgttatacatcaaagaactcacacgggagagaagccattctcatgttcagaatgtgggaaatgttttgcacagaaatcaaattttgttacacatcaaagaacacacacgggggagaagccgttttcatgttcagaatgtgggaaatgttttaacataaAACTtgatcttgttacacaccagagaactcacacgggggagaagccatattcatgttcagaatgtgggaaatgttttagaacaAAAACTAATGTTGTTaagcaccagagaactcacacaggggagaagcctttttcatgttcagaatgtgggaaatggtttgtacagaaatcatatcttgttatacaccagagaactcacacaggggagaagccattctcatgtttagaatgtgggaaatgttttgcatctAAATCATGTCTTGTTAAACACGAGAtaattcacacgggggagaagccatattcatgttcagaatgtgggaaatgttttaataaaaAATCTAATCTTTCtaaacaccaaagaattcacacaggggagaacatGTTTAGAATGAGGTaa